ATTAAGGTGATTGATGGACAGCTCCAAATTGCTGCAGACAGCAGAGCAAATACTACTACCCATCTTTTCTGGTATTGACGCTCAGGTCAAGCAAAACTTAGGTCGGGTGCTCCAGGCCTTTCGCCACCATCGAGTCGGAGTGCATCATTTTGCAGGGGTGACGGGCTATGGGCATGATGATCTGGGGCGGCAAGTTCTGGATCAAGTTTTTGCCGAAGTCATGGGAGCCGAAGCGGCGGCGGTGCGGGTACAGTTTGTTTCAGGAACCCATGCGATCGCCTGCGCGCTATTTGGAGTGCTGCGTCCCGGCGATGAAATGCTAGCGGTGGCAGGTGCGCCCTACGACACCCTGGAAGAGGTGATTGGTCTGCGGGGAAGTGGGCAGGGTTCCCTGCGAGAATTTGGTATCCATTATCGGCAACTGGATTTGACCACAGCTGGCACCATCAATTGGCCAGCTCTGGCCACCGCGATTACCGATCGCACGCGATTAGTGCTGATTCAACGCTCCTGTGGATACTCTTGGCGCTCCAGTTTAGCGATCGCCGATATTGAGAAAATCATCCATTTGGTGAAGAAACAGAATCCAGATACAGTCTGCTTTGTAGACAACTGTTATGGTGAATTTGTCGCTGATCAAGAACCATCCTCTGTGGGCGCTGATCTGCTAGCCGGCTCTCTGATCAAAAATCCAGGCGGCACCATTGTCGC
This window of the Neosynechococcus sphagnicola sy1 genome carries:
- a CDS encoding aminotransferase class I/II-fold pyridoxal phosphate-dependent enzyme, encoding MDSSKLLQTAEQILLPIFSGIDAQVKQNLGRVLQAFRHHRVGVHHFAGVTGYGHDDLGRQVLDQVFAEVMGAEAAAVRVQFVSGTHAIACALFGVLRPGDEMLAVAGAPYDTLEEVIGLRGSGQGSLREFGIHYRQLDLTTAGTINWPALATAITDRTRLVLIQRSCGYSWRSSLAIADIEKIIHLVKKQNPDTVCFVDNCYGEFVADQEPSSVGADLLAGSLIKNPGGTIVAAGGYVAGRADLVEAATCRLTAPGIGSSGGATLDQNRLLFQGLFLAPQMVGEAMKGNYLVAQVFQQLGYPVNPLPTAPRGDVIQAIQLGSAEKLCGFCRAIQQSSPVGSYLDPVPAPMPGYDSQLVMAGGTFIDGSTAEFSADGPLRPPYIVFCQGGTHWTHVALALEAAIAAVETASN